The window GTTTCGAATCACTTCTGGCGCCTGAAACAACGGAGCGACAACTTGCCGTCATGACCGACAAAATGCAGCTCCTGAAAGATCAACCGATTCCTCCCACGGCGGGGAACCTCTTCGAACCGCTCCCCGAGTGGACCGGTATTCGCGGAGGATGGAAGGTCAACGGTCATCTCTCCTTTCGCCGTGCCGCCGTCGCGGGGGCGGCGATCCTCGCGCCGATCTTGCTGATGGCATGGTTCCGTCTCGGCATGAGAACCGCTCTTCCGAGGAGAAGCGCGCCAAGCATGATCGATTTCCTAAGCCCGCTGGCGGAAGCCGTTGGACACGCGATCGCCGGTCGGATGTTCGGTCGCTCTATCCCTTAATCGAGAATAAGGATGGCGTTGCATCCTCATTTTAGAAAATCCCTTTTATAGAGAGGAAGCGATGGCGAAGAAAGAAGATCCGTGCCGCGGGTCGGCCTTGTGGCATGTCGGCATCGATGAGTTCCCCATGAACGATGAAAATCAAACCGCTTACCGGGTTGCGACCTCGGAATTGACCGCCGCCGAGAAAGCGGAAAAATTCGATTGGTGGTTTGCCGATCGGGCCGAGGCCGATCAAGCGAAGATGGTCCTGGAGCTGCACGGCTTCACCGTCTACGGGCCGGACCACGTCCCTTAGAATCATTCAGGTTGGTTTTTAAATTAGAGACGGGAGAGGGATCTTTTAGAATCCCTCTCCCGTTCAACGTTTAGCGGAGTCGAGCAAAAACCCGAATCTTCCTCCAAACCACCCCGCAGAAGGGGGAGAAAAAGAGGAGAAGATAAGCGACCGCTTCCATCGGGGGGGATGCCTCCCCCGTCGTTCTCAAGAGACTGCACCCGCCAAATTGCACACCGGAAGAAGATCCGCTCTCCCCGGTGGAGGGGGTAATCGGACCGGGATCTTTTGAGATCGGATCGGGATCTTTCGAGATGGGAGGATCCGATTCCGAATCAGGATCAGGGTCCGTTCCCGATCCGGCCCCGGCCCCGGCGTCAGGGTCCGGATCGGAACCGGGATCGGCCGGCGGAGGGGGTTCGGGGGAGGGGGTCGGCGCAGGATTCGCTCCACCCTGGAGAACCGATATCCGCGTCCCCATTTTCTCGCGGGCATCGTAGAGGAGGAGCGGGTTCTTGCTCCAGGTGTAGACATTCGTGACCACCTGGGCGACCTGCTCATCGGCATAACCTTCCTCGCCGAGGGTCTTCAGAAGATGCAGATACTCGTAATCTTCCATCCCCTCCCGAAGGAGCTTCAACCGGATCGACTCGATTGGAATGTGGCTCGTCCCGCCGATTTTGTTCGGCCGCCCCGGATAGTAGAGGGTCCCGTCGCCGTTGCCGCCGAAGTCGTACTGGCCGACCCAGGGATCTCTCCGCCCGTAGGCGTAAACCATGTCGTAGTAGAGCTCTCCCTGAAGATTATATTTGAAGCTCATCCACTCCATGATCCGGCTGAACGGAGCGGGGAGGTCGATCATATAGCTAGGCCAATCGAGATGGTACCCCTCCGAGTCGAACACTCCCCCCCCCACCATCCCGCAGCCGTGACTGCCGCAGGCCTGATACCACCAGGTCTCTTGGGGATATTTGCTCCGCTGATTCCCGATGGTTCCCGCGCCGCCGGGGACCTCGCCGCCCGGTTCCCGTCCGTACGGCTTGTTGTCCATGAACCGGATGGTCGGGATGAACAGGTCGATCAGACCGGCCGCATTGTTCGAGGTGGCGTTTTGAATGCTGGTCGTGACTCCCGCCATAAGTTCGGGGTCGGCCTGATGGAGCGCGTTGGCCCGGGTTCGAATCGTCTGCCAATGCGCGCTCGTGCTCGGCTCATCGAGGGTGTACTGGAAGAGACGATCGAACCATCCCTTCGCCTTCGCATGCGTCGCGATGCCTCGGAGAAAAGTGGTGTTCGTATCATGTCCCGAGAAAGACATACTATAGCTCGTCATCTTTGCCCCCGGGAGCTTTCCCCCCGGAAGCGCCTCGGTTCCATCGAAGAGGGGACCGAAGGTCGTATCGAATGGTCCCCAGCTGATCTGGCTGTTCGAGACCCCTCCCATAGCTTGCGGGGCCGGCAAATAATTTGTCGTCAACCGATGAAGCAGATTGGCTTTCGCGTAGAGCTTTACCAGTCTAAGATGGCTCGAACTGGGGGGGGAAGTATAAGAACCCAAACCATGCCCGACCGGCACAAGGTGGTAATCGATGGAGTGCGCCGACTTGAGGGTTGAAGTGGAAGGAAGGGTAAAATTCCAGACGGTCAGCTGAATCGGAACCACTACCGGGTTCCGGCCGGAGGCCGTCACGGTCGCCGAGCCGGTATAAACCCCCGCCGCCGCCGTGGACGGAACGTAGACCTCGATCCAGACCGGCTGGTTTCTGCCGGATGCGACAGAGAAGGGGAAGGCGTTTCGGACTTCGCCGAAGTAGGCATCCTTCTTCGGAATCAACGCGTCGGGCCATTCTCCCGTCGCCCCCTGGATAGTCGAAACGGTGGTCACGTTGATGTAAGCCTGATTATAAATCATGATCTGATCGGCAGGGATCGTATTGCCGTGATCGTCGCGCAGATCGCTCACATTCACATCGACACCCGAAAGGGCGCCGCTGTTCGCCGTCACCACCAGCTGGAAGGCTTCGAATTCGTTTTTGGCCGCTTTGAGGACCGCCGCGGTCTGGCTTGTTTTCGGAGAGGTTGTTCTTCGGATCTTGACGGTGGCGTGCTCCGTCCAGACGGTCATCGCACCGGCCGCGCCTGCGGACCAGAGCGACACAAAAAGGGTGAGCGCGGCGAGGGCCGTGGTTGCGAAAACAGACTTTCTCATTCCACCTCCATTACAAGGGCGTTGATGACAAGGGGGCGAGCGCCCCCTCCGGGAAGATCTCGGAAAAATCTCCTTACCGAGAGCAAGCTCTACAGTAAACCCACGGCCAAAGATAACAGAGATTATTATTGTGACTATTGGGAATTGTCTTATTACAGGGATGTGAAAACACTTAGAAGGGTTTTATCGATGACTTTTTGATGAAGGCGAGCGAAAAAGTGTGACGAGGAACACACCTTTTGGGAGAAGGTAAATAACCGAAATCGGGAAGGCCCGGCTATGAAGCCGCTTTTAGATCGGTCGAGAACTGAACCCGGGACAAAAGCCGCATAAGATCCCGCGATTGGATCTCTTCGATCCGGGAGACCGCCTCCCGAATATCGCGGCGCAGGGAGGCGTCCGCGTATCGCTTGCTGAGCTGCTCGAATTTCCGGGAGACGGTCTCCCA of the Candidatus Manganitrophus noduliformans genome contains:
- a CDS encoding DUF4091 domain-containing protein; the encoded protein is MRKSVFATTALAALTLFVSLWSAGAAGAMTVWTEHATVKIRRTTSPKTSQTAAVLKAAKNEFEAFQLVVTANSGALSGVDVNVSDLRDDHGNTIPADQIMIYNQAYINVTTVSTIQGATGEWPDALIPKKDAYFGEVRNAFPFSVASGRNQPVWIEVYVPSTAAAGVYTGSATVTASGRNPVVVPIQLTVWNFTLPSTSTLKSAHSIDYHLVPVGHGLGSYTSPPSSSHLRLVKLYAKANLLHRLTTNYLPAPQAMGGVSNSQISWGPFDTTFGPLFDGTEALPGGKLPGAKMTSYSMSFSGHDTNTTFLRGIATHAKAKGWFDRLFQYTLDEPSTSAHWQTIRTRANALHQADPELMAGVTTSIQNATSNNAAGLIDLFIPTIRFMDNKPYGREPGGEVPGGAGTIGNQRSKYPQETWWYQACGSHGCGMVGGGVFDSEGYHLDWPSYMIDLPAPFSRIMEWMSFKYNLQGELYYDMVYAYGRRDPWVGQYDFGGNGDGTLYYPGRPNKIGGTSHIPIESIRLKLLREGMEDYEYLHLLKTLGEEGYADEQVAQVVTNVYTWSKNPLLLYDAREKMGTRISVLQGGANPAPTPSPEPPPPADPGSDPDPDAGAGAGSGTDPDPDSESDPPISKDPDPISKDPGPITPSTGESGSSSGVQFGGCSLLRTTGEASPPMEAVAYLLLFFSPFCGVVWRKIRVFARLR